In Drechmeria coniospora strain ARSEF 6962 chromosome 03, whole genome shotgun sequence, the DNA window ccGAGATGTATGAGTACAAATCAGCGATgattatacatgtactccgaacaAACTATTACTTgagtaatacggagtccttgtaggtgtacggagtactccgcaatTACTTGATAGgtgcttactccgtactcacagtacaagtaggcgtaagtactccgtacgtcaAGTATACTTACCTATCGTtcagagtacaagtatccgTGGCATTTGCCGACGCAGGACGGGAGTGGGGCCGTGGACTTTTTTAGTACCGCGTTCCTGGTctaatgtacggagtgcggagcacctgctccgtacagtaagtaagtaataatatatactatacttacttacaggcCGTCTACGCCGCAAGTAccatgtacacctgcttgtgCCACAActgcagtgcttgcagcCACAGCACGGATTGTACATGTGAACGGCCGATTGCTATGCAGCACTACTACCCGAGTTTGCTTACCTAtagtgcatgtgcatgtgcattaCGCGCCGTAATACTTGccggcacagcacagcatTTGCAGTGCACAAGCGCAGTGCTAATAGTTAGTACCTATGCATCCTAGCGCTGATGCCCTCCGCAAAATGTCCACCCCCCTAAATCGACGTCGTAGAGATCGTGGAGCAGGCCGTATCGAGTAGTAAGTGGGTCGTCGAAAATGTACTTGCCGTTCGCTCGCAAGCACACCGGCAGTCCAGGTACTCGGTCTGCGGCCAGTGCACCAACTCGCACGCATCCCGTCGTCTGCCATCGTCTGCGCGAGCGCCGACATGATGCATCGGATGACCTTCAGCCTCCGTTTGGGGAATagcagcctcgtcgtcggtgttTCACGGCCATGCGGCCTCTCCACCCTGCTGAGCCTCGTCCGTAGCTCCCATGTACCGGCATGGCCGTTTCCTCGCCATTCCGTCCCGTCGTCCCGCTGTCGTCGTGAATGGTGATGCTCGTtctcgctcgccatcgccccTCTTGCCCTTTGTCGGTCGTCGCTGCCCTCCGTCACCCTTCCTCACTCTTTGATCTCGACAACGCGTCAGCCGCCCTCAATCAACTCAACCAAAGACTTGCTTCCTTGGTAGcagcaccgccgtcgtccgttTCATCCGTTGGTGTCAATGCTCGCGCCgcacgccatcctcgtcgtccagtcaccaccacccaccgCCAAAGGCTAAGAACGGCCGGTATCGACGagacggagccgacgagTCGGGTCCGATGATCAAGTCGGCGAAAGCTTCCACTTCTCTCTTCTCCTTCCctcccgccgacgccatggccgacccTGCGGTCAAGCGACTGCTCATCGCGAACCGGGGTGAGATTGCGAGCCGGATCctgaagacggcggcgaggctcggGTACTTTACCATTTCCATCTACACCTCGACCGACGTCTCGAGTCCTCACGCCACCGACTCCCATCTCGCTCTTCCCGTCTCCTCCTACACCGATATTGGCGAGATTGTTGGCCTCATCCGCGAGCATCGCGTCCGCTTCGTCATCCCGGGATATGGATTCCTGTCCGAGAATGAGcactttgccgccgccgtcgaggaggccggcgccgtcttcgtcggcccGACTCCCGACCTCATCTCGACCTTTGGCATCAAGGACCGCGCTCGCAACCTGGCCGCGAGCGTTGGCGTGCCGACCTGTCCAGGCtcgggcctcgtcgcctccgatGAGGAAGCCGTCCGTGCGGCCGAGAAGATTGGGTACCCCGTGCGGCTCCACGCCCTCTCCCTCGCACGCGCTCGACGCGCTGACGGATGTCTAGATCATGTTGAAGGCCACCGCAGGTGGCGGCGGAATGGCAAGtcgaacccccccccccccgtcgtGCCCGCCGATGACCGTCGTGCCCTCCCCGACTGACCTTGGACAGGGGCTGCAAATATGCGAGGACGAAAGCCAAGTGCGCGCATCCTTCTCCAGCGTCGTCAGCCGCGGCACCGCCCTCTTCTCCAATCCCGGCGTCTTCCTTGAGCGGTACTATCCCCTGTCAAGGCACGTCGAGGTCCAAATCtttggcgacggccgaggcgattGCGTTGCCTTCGGCGAGCGCGAGTGCTCCATCCAGCGGAGGCATCAAAAAGTCATCGAGGAGTCGCCGAGTCCCTTCGTGGAATGCCGGCCGGAGCTGAGGAAGCGGCTCATCGACGTCTCCGAGATGCTCGGTCGCACCATCGGCTACCGATCGGCCGGCACCATCGAgtatctcgtcgacgacgccaccgCCGACTTTTTCTTCCTCGAGATGAACACCCGCCTGCAGGTCGAGCACGGCATCACCGAGCTGCGCTTCGGCATCGATCTTGTCGAGCTCATGCTCGGCCAGGCCGAGCAGCCTCtggacctcgccgccttcaagTCGCTCGCTCCCCGGGGTCACGCCATCGAAGCTCGCGTCTATGCCGAGAACCCGTTGAAGAACCACATGCCAAGCCCCGGTCAGCTGCAGCACGTCGAGTTTGCCGCCGGCCCGGGCGTCAGGGTCGATACCTGGGTGCGGACCGGGACGAACGTCTCTCTCGCCTACGACCCCCTCCTGGCCAAGATCATGGCCTACGCACCGGACAGGGttgccgccaccgccacgTTGCACCGGGCGCTCGAGGCCAGCCGCCTGCAAGGCATCGTCACCAATGCCGACTTTCTGCGTGCCATCCTCGAAGCGGACCCGTTCGTCCGGGGCGAAACGACGACCAGCTTCTTGTCCAACTTCGCCTACACCCCCCGGGCCATGGAATTCATCTCGCCCGGCAGCTACACGACCGTCCAGGACCTCCCTggccgcgtcggcatcggcttcgGGATACCCGAAGGCGGCCCGATGGATAAGTTGCACGCCCAGATTGCCAactgcatcgtcggcaacgaCCTTGGCTGTGAGCTGCTCGAAATCACGTTCGCCGGGCCTACGATCAAGTTCCATCAAAGAGCAATCATCGCCATGGCgggagccgtcgccgacgtgcaCCTTGACGGAACCCCCGTATCGATGAATGCCCGCGTCGAGGCTCCCGCGGGCTCCGTGCTGGTCATGGGCCGGCTTGCCGGGGGATGCCGGACCTATCTCGCCGTCCACGGCGGCTTCCCCCGCGTTCCCGTGTATCTCGGCTCCAAGTCGACCtgccccgtcgtcgagattgGTGGACACCAGGGGcgccagctcgtcgccggcgacatgCTAGACCtgagcgaggccggcgagttTGTGCCGTTCACGTTGCCGACGTCGTTGATCCCCGTCTGGGACCCGACAGCCATCCACTGCTTGTCCGGGCCGCACGACTCGCCCGACATCATGACCGCGGCCGATGTGGAGGCCATCTACTCGAGCGAATGGACCATCTCGCACCAGGCTTCGCGTGTCGGCGTTCGTCTTCACGGGCCGCAGCCTCAATGGGCTCGACGCACGGGTGGTGAGGGCGGTTCCCACCCGAGCAACTACCTCGACTATCCGTATTCCATGGGCGCCCTGAACTGGACCGGTGACACGTCGGTCCTCTTTCCTGCCGATGCTCCCTCGTTGGGAGGCTTCATCACCTCCCACGTCGTTCCCCGCGCCGAGCTGTTCAAGGTCGGTCAGTTGAAACCGGGCGACAAGTTCCGCTTCCGCCCGACAACCGTGGAGGCGGCCATGGAGTTGCGCAAGAGACAGCTGGAATTTCTCGAGGCCCTATCGCAGCTTGCATCGAatggctcgccgtcggtcgcGCCGCTCTGCCTGACGCCTCCGGGCCGAGAAGCGGGCCATgtctcgacggccatcatcgacaGATTCGAGGAGGCAACGATACGGCAGGCGGGAGATTCGTACATCTTGGTGGAGCTGCTGCAGTCTCTGCAGCTCGACGTCCGCTGCAGAGTTCAGGCCGTGGCGGAGGCCTTGGACGCTGCCAAGATTCATGGTGTGCAGCTTTCGACGCCCATCGGGTGCAGTGCGTTGTCCTCGTTCCGTTTTCGCGGGGGTCCAAGATGTTAATATTTTCAGGTTTGCTCGTCGAGTACGACGGCTTCAAGATTTCGCAGCGTGACTTGGTCGACAAGATCAAAGCCGTCTTGGCCGCGCAGCTGGGGTCTGGGACCTCGGCCAGGAAACTCGCGAGTCGACACATCCGGCTGCCCATGGTGTTTGATGACAAGGTCAACAAGGCATCGGTGGAAAGGTACATGGCGACGCAGCGACCGTACGCGACCTATCTGCCGGATCCGGTCGAGTTTATCGCTCGTTCCAACGGCCTGTCATCCAAGCAGGAGATTTTAGACCGCGTCTTGAGCACCAGGATCCTCGTCGTGGGCGTCGGCTTCTGGAGCGGCACGCCCATCGGCATCCCCCTGGACCCCCGCGCTCGACTCGTGGTGCCCAAATTCAACCCTTCGAGGACCTTTTCTCCGGCGGGCGGTCTCGGTATTGGCGGTTGCTTCTTTTCCTGCGACCCCGTGGTAAGACACCCCCTCCGATGCTTTCCGTTGCCTTTCCCGTCCGCTTACCCTCGACGGTAGGATGCCCCGGGAGGCTACGTGAACTTTGGCCGCACGCTGCCTGGATGGGACAAGTTCTGCGTCAACAAATGCTTCGGCAATCGCCCCTGGCTCTTCGACAACTTTGACCAACTGAGTTTctacgtcgtcgacgaagacgagtTCGAGAGCATCTATAGCCGCTTCCAGGCCGGCAAGTACGAGCTCGAAATCGAGCACACCGAGTTTGACGTCGACGAATACTCCAACTTTTGCGAGAGcgttgccgaggaggcggccgtcttCAAGGCGAGACAAGAGGCAGCCACGGCGATCGAGGTCGAAGCGTACGTTGGTtcattctcgtcgtcgtcgtcgtcgtccgccaCGGCGCCCGGTGCTGACTTTGATGCTCTGCAGGGAGAGAAGCTTGTTTGCACAATGGCAGGAGGAGCAAAAGAGCGAAAAAGACACGGTTCCTTCCCTCGACGATATCGGTAGGTCATCACGTGGGCGGGCTGCCAACCGGCACGGGCGATGGACATTCACGACTGACACTTCACCAGATGACTCGTTCAAGATACAGGCCAGCATGCATGCTAGCATTTACAAGATCAAGGCCCAGAAGGGAGATGTGATCAAAGCAGGCGACATAATGGTCATCCTCGAAGCGATGAAGATGGAGGTCAACgtggcggcctcgacaacACAAACAGGAATGATGATCCAGAGCATCGTCGTGGCGTTGGGCGACATCGTCAAGCCTGGCGACACCCTAATGGTtctctcgccgtcctcggagCCTTCAGCTTAATTCGTCGAGGTGAGGTGATCATCGGTGATCCTCAGCGTCTCCATGCCACGGTAGGAGAATCACGGCGATGCCATGTGCCAGCCGTAAGCCGGCAGGCTAGTTTGCTTCGGTTCCATTCCATTGTGCTCCGCATCATACATACTATACATGCGTACATGAATATTAGGCATAtacacttgtacatgtacatagaCATATATATACATGTATGATATATATAATTCAATAAGTTTCCAATTTCAAGGCTGGCATGGCAGGGCATTGCAATGCCCGACAAGACCAATCAAGGAACCAGATTCGCCGAGATCATGGCCTCAAACTCGGCGTAATTCAGGCCGCCGTAAAGCCGCATCTGTTCCCAGGAATACTCCAAGGTGTCCAGGACTCGGAAAACGTGCTAAGTCTCGTCAGCGATGGCCGCGCGCAGCCGAGGTCGCTCGCTCGATGCTCGTCAACCTACCTTGAATCCAAAATTCTTCATCTCCGTCAACTGCCCCCGCACCCGGTTCTGTTGTTCCTCatcgacggtggcgatgccggccgtcAGGAGCGGCCAGAGGATGGCCAACTGGTTGATGCCGCTCGAAAAGTTGAAAATCAGCGTCAGTATCCGATCGACGATGGTCTTGATCTCAGGGTCGAACGCAGCGCTTCCGATGCGGCGCGTCACGATTCGCTCGAGGTAGACGGAACAGCCGAGGGCGTAGGACATGACGcacgcggcggcggtgagaGCCTCGGCATCTTCTTCCGAAGACCCCGACGGCACCTCGttgatgccgtcgaggcgcaAGTATATGTCGGGCGCGGCGTCGTGCCAGTTTCGAATCCGATAGGCCAAGTCTCTGTGCATCATTTCTCGCTGATGGCGGTCCAAACCGGAGCGCGAGAGCTTGGCGAACCGGCTGATCTCCGCCTGGGTCGACATGACCCTGGACCAGGAGGCTCGGAGTTGGGCCATGGTGCGGTCCGCGGGGCTTCGCGAAGTCGCGAAGCTTGGGACGCCGAGGTTGTACTCCCAGCCGCCACCCAAGGTTTCCCAGTAGTCGCCCGGTATCAGTGGTCCCTCTCCCGTCGcgcaggaggcggcgacgtcgagatACGACATCATGGACACGAGGAATCGTCGTAGAGGGAGCGCGTTGGACACGCCGAGCTCCTCCGTGCCCTCGTTACCGGGGTGGGCGATGCGAGGGCTGTAGAGGGAGCGGAAGATCTGGCCGGCCCCCAGCAGGTGGATCTTCCAGGATGCGTCCGTGGACGACATCTTCTCGAACATGCAGAGCAGCAGGCTCGTGGCGAGGAGCTCCAGGCTTGCCTTGCTCTGGCCCGAGGAGACGAGGTCGCGCAGGCGCGTGACGACGCTCCCGTACAGCTTGACGGCGGCATTCCGATCGGCGTACCTGTTCTGGTTGTGGGCGAGTCCCGAGAGGTGCATGGCGCCGAGCGCCTTCATGGTATCCTGGAGAAGGCcggagcggccgaggagggtggGAAGCATCCGGTACGGGTTGGAGTTGGAGGGCGTGTCGTAGATGATGAGGTAGGTCGATACGGTGTGGAGGAAGTGGTGAAAGTAGaggttgtcgacgacgtccacGCGAGCGGCCGGGTCCGGCATCGTCACTCGGAAGGACGACTCGATGCCCCTGACCGGTCCGGTGGGAGAAGCACCGCGTCTGGAGGCGAAGTCGAGAGGAGTCAAGGTAGagtcgaggtcgccggcaAAGGTGatgacgccggtgccggccgtgGAGACGAGCGACCCGGCGTGCTCCGACTGGTACTGGCTGCGACAAacgacatcgtcgacgatCTCATCCGcgctggacgaggcgggaGTGGAACTCGACGAGGCAACCTGCTGGTCGAGCGCCGACGATCTACCGCCCGCCGGTTGCTGCGGTTGGCCCTTGGTTGGGCGAACGGCCTTGAAGACGAACTTGCGGTCAAAGTTGCACGACAGGTTCAGCCTCGTGCAGTTGGTGCAGGACGGCGTGCGCTCGTCGCATTTGACATGCCTCCGACGGCAGTTGACGCAGCCGGTAAAAACTCGCGGGTGCCATTTGCGCTGCCGCGAGGGAAGACTAgttgtcgtcggcgatgtcaccgtggccgaggcgtcgCGATCCAGCTTGACCGGTGCCTCCAGCTTCACCATCGCCTCCACTCATGGCGGTGCCCGCAGCGCAGAGCAAGGATGGCGAAGGCGCGGGAAGGAGGAGCAGGTAGGATGGTGCTGGGGATGAGACGGGAGGTGATACGAGGCGAAGGGAAGGGATAGcaggagaggggggagggatACGAgaggatgggatgggatgagAGAAGATgagatgggatgggatgggatgggataGGGCAGGACAGGACAGGACAGTTCAGGATACGGCGGAATGGAATGAAACAAGAACAAGATGGGATAGAGCAGGACACGAGGGAATGAAATGCGACCGGAGCAGGACGAGacgggatgggatgggatgggatggggtGAGATGGGGTATATGAGATGGGGTACGAGGTGACACGAGATGGGAATGGAATTCCAACGAGATGGGAATCAGATAGGAACGGAATGGGATAGGACGGGAaggcaagtaatactgtggAAGGGTACGGGGATGAGATGAAATGAGCATCGATGGGATGTCCCTGCGTCGAAGGTGGACGATGGTGTTGGTGGGTGGAGAGGCCCAACTTGGGGTTGTCCCAGCAGGGTGGGATGTGGTGAGAGGCTTCAGGACCATGGACGGCATTCGCAGCAACGGCTCAGTCCAAGTGGAGTCCGGCACCGGGGCATCACGTGCAGAAAGGCGACTAGGCGCTTTATGGACGGAGGGTGACGAATCAACGGCTTCTGACGAGGCCAACCGCCCCGTCGACTAATATGGCGATCCCCGTTGAGATTGGCGCATATAAATGGAGCACCGATGACGGGCTGAGCAACATGTATGCAGGCGTAAGGAGGTattcggtactccgtaccttggaacagagtacctacctagtagtacggagtagtagcCTAGTGGTTGGACGGTGTACTTGTTACCAGATgcgcaagtattattactgcaagtatttaCTGCAACAAccccgtacttacttgcacttacagtacctagtaagtacttgcaagtccACCGCAAGTAATATGTGCgtcggtactccgtacagtgcgtCGCAAgcaccgcaagtacttggatgctccgtacctgcagtGCCACGAGTGCCCCTACAATACTTTTCATGCTTGAGCTCGGTCATTGCCAGGACGCCATGTGTGgcggagtactcggtacttgcaaTTCgtatgtgcaagtacaagcacagctAGCTATGCGCACACGTGCTGCGGATGCGGCCTTCCAAGTAAGACACGCGCACGCGTACGGAGCATTTCTTCGACAGGCCTGTTGCCAGCAGCGGGTCATTCTGGAAGGGTGCCTCGGCGATGGTGCCGGCGTGCGGCAGAGTCATGACAAATGAGCCAAAGGTGGATACGAGCTGCGTTCGAGAACCAAGGAAAACGTTGGGTACGGTTAGTGTCACCGTCAGTAtttactccatactccgtatttgtatccaagtgcttgtactccgtacggagtacgtactgcacttgcagtcACCGTTGTCGGCGACCGCCGAACTACGCATGCGCAGgaacctacttacttacacttcctgcaagcacagcacgtACGGTGTATTAAGCCGGGTTGCGAGGAGCGTACCTGTTTCATAGCCGATCCTTGCTGCTCTCACCGAAAATGTAAGATTCAAGTGCGAGGGCATGTGCCGTGTAAAGCACACCGACAACCGCACTCGCCCCCAACGCCGAAACCAGGCACCGTGGTGGCCCatgccatcgtcaccgtcggcatcgtcgtcagccGTTGTTTTTTTTTCCCTTATCGCCATGGTGCAAGACGGCGAAGGGGGAGGTGATAGACACATGACGCAATAAGGCGGTCGGTTATTGATGGGACGGAGGTGCCCCGTACGGCGACTAACAGCAAGCACGCATGGTTATCGGCGAGAAGCTAGCTCGAACGCTACAAGGATTATTCACCATACTTTACCGCCAAATACGCTCACCCGT includes these proteins:
- a CDS encoding urea amidolyase, yielding MIKSAKASTSLFSFPPADAMADPAVKRLLIANRGEIASRILKTAARLGYFTISIYTSTDVSSPHATDSHLALPVSSYTDIGEIVGLIREHRVRFVIPGYGFLSENEHFAAAVEEAGAVFVGPTPDLISTFGIKDRARNLAASVGVPTCPGSGLVASDEEAVRAAEKIGYPVRLHALSLARARRADGCLDHGLQICEDESQVRASFSSVVSRGTALFSNPGVFLERYYPLSRHVEVQIFGDGRGDCVAFGERECSIQRRHQKVIEESPSPFVECRPELRKRLIDVSEMLGRTIGYRSAGTIEYLVDDATADFFFLEMNTRLQVEHGITELRFGIDLVELMLGQAEQPLDLAAFKSLAPRGHAIEARVYAENPLKNHMPSPGQLQHVEFAAGPGVRVDTWVRTGTNVSLAYDPLLAKIMAYAPDRVAATATLHRALEASRLQGIVTNADFLRAILEADPFVRGETTTSFLSNFAYTPRAMEFISPGSYTTVQDLPGRVGIGFGIPEGGPMDKLHAQIANCIVGNDLGCELLEITFAGPTIKFHQRAIIAMAGAVADVHLDGTPVSMNARVEAPAGSVLVMGRLAGGCRTYLAVHGGFPRVPVYLGSKSTCPVVEIGGHQGRQLVAGDMLDLSEAGEFVPFTLPTSLIPVWDPTAIHCLSGPHDSPDIMTAADVEAIYSSEWTISHQASRVGVRLHGPQPQWARRTGGEGGSHPSNYLDYPYSMGALNWTGDTSVLFPADAPSLGGFITSHVVPRAELFKVGQLKPGDKFRFRPTTVEAAMELRKRQLEFLEALSQLASNGSPSVAPLCLTPPGREAGHVSTAIIDRFEEATIRQAGDSYILVELLQSLQLDVRCRVQAVAEALDAAKIHGVQLSTPIGCSLLVEYDGFKISQRDLVDKIKAVLAAQLGSGTSARKLASRHIRLPMVFDDKVNKASVERYMATQRPYATYLPDPVEFIARSNGLSSKQEILDRVLSTRILVVGVGFWSGTPIGIPLDPRARLVVPKFNPSRTFSPAGGLGIGGCFFSCDPVDAPGGYVNFGRTLPGWDKFCVNKCFGNRPWLFDNFDQLSFYVVDEDEFESIYSRFQAGKYELEIEHTEFDVDEYSNFCESVAEEAAVFKARQEAATAIEVEAERSLFAQWQEEQKSEKDTVPSLDDIDDSFKIQASMHASIYKIKAQKGDVIKAGDIMVILEAMKMEVNVAASTTQTGMMIQSIVVALGDIVKPGDTLMVLSPSSEPSA
- a CDS encoding C6 transcription factor codes for the protein MVKLEAPVKLDRDASATVTSPTTTSLPSRQRKWHPRVFTGCVNCRRRHVKCDERTPSCTNCTRLNLSCNFDRKFVFKAVRPTKGQPQQPAGGRSSALDQQVASSSSTPASSSADEIVDDVVCRSQYQSEHAGSLVSTAGTGVITFAGDLDSTLTPLDFASRRGASPTGPVRGIESSFRVTMPDPAARVDVVDNLYFHHFLHTVSTYLIIYDTPSNSNPYRMLPTLLGRSGLLQDTMKALGAMHLSGLAHNQNRYADRNAAVKLYGSVVTRLRDLVSSGQSKASLELLATSLLLCMFEKMSSTDASWKIHLLGAGQIFRSLYSPRIAHPGNEGTEELGVSNALPLRRFLVSMMSYLDVAASCATGEGPLIPGDYWETLGGGWEYNLGVPSFATSRSPADRTMAQLRASWSRVMSTQAEISRFAKLSRSGLDRHQREMMHRDLAYRIRNWHDAAPDIYLRLDGINEVPSGSSEEDAEALTAAACVMSYALGCSVYLERIVTRRIGSAAFDPEIKTIVDRILTLIFNFSSGINQLAILWPLLTAGIATVDEEQQNRVRGQLTEMKNFGFKHVFRVLDTLEYSWEQMRLYGGLNYAEFEAMISANLVP